One segment of Triticum aestivum cultivar Chinese Spring chromosome 2A, IWGSC CS RefSeq v2.1, whole genome shotgun sequence DNA contains the following:
- the LOC123186944 gene encoding TOM1-like protein 1, with protein MGDHNLMEKVTALSEQLKITGTEVGKKMTAGMSSMSFKMRELFLGQTPADKVVEDATSESLEGPDWAMNLEICDLINAGKVNSVDLVRGVKKRLVLKDARVQFLTLSLLETVTKNCEKVFSEVAAERVLDEMVRLVDDPLTVVNNRNKALMLIEAWGESGEELRYLPVYEETYKSLKSRGVRFPGRDNESLAPIFTPPRSVAEAEAGANFTQQTFEDVHMHIYTAEETKEAFDVARNSIELLSTVLSSSPQQDALQDDLTNTLVQQCYQSQHTIQRFVETAGDNEAMLFEALTVNDEIQKVLSRYEEMKKPVAPAHAEQEPLAIPIAAEAEHEDATAVGSEEALVRKPAGARAKPDGDDGMLDDLDEMIFGKKGGDSSSSQEDADGAQKQDTKKDDLINL; from the exons ATGGGCGACCATAACCTGATGGAGAAGGTGACGGCGCTGAGCGAGCAGCTGAAGATCACCGGGACGGAGGTCGGCAAGAAGATGACGGCCGGCATGAGCTCCATGAGCTTCAAGATGAGGGAGCTCTTCCTGGGGCAGACTCCGGCCGACAAGGTCGTCGAGGACGCCACCTCCGAGAGCCTGGAGGGGCCCGACTGGGCCATGAACCTGGAGATCTGCGACCTCATCAACGCCGGGAAGGTGAACAGCGTGGATCTGGTCCGCGGGGTCAAGAAGCGGCTCGTGCTCAAGGATGCGAGGGTTCAGTTCCTCACCCTGTCCCTTCTCGAGACCGTCACCAAGAACTGCGAGAAGGTGTTCTCCGAGGTCGCCGCCGAGAGGGTTCTTGATGAGATGGTCAGGCTGGTGGATGATCCACTGACCGTGGTGAATAACAGGAACAAGGCACTTATGCTGATTGAGGCTTGGGGAGAGTCCGGCGAGGAGCTCCGCTACCTGCCGGTCTATGAGGAGACATACAAG AGCCTGAAATCAAGAGGAGTGCGGTTTCCTGGACGCGACAATGAGAGCTTGGCCCCCATATTTACTCCACCACGCTCAGTTGCTGAAGCTGAAGCTGGTGCAAACTTTACCCAACAGACCTTTGAAGATGTGCATATGCATATATATACTGCCGAAGAAACAAAGGAAGCTTTTGATGTTGCGCGTAACAGCATAGAGCTTCTTTCAACTGTTCTTTCTTCTTCCCCTCAGCAGGATGCTTTGCAG GATGACTTGACGAACACCCTTGTGCAACAATGCTACCAATCCCAACACACCATCCAGAGATTCGTCGAGACGGCCGGGGACAACGAGGCCATGCTCTTCGAGGCCCTGACCGTGAACGACGAGATCCAGAAGGTGCTATCCAGATACGAAGAGATGAAGAAACCCGTGGCACCAGCGCACGCGGAGCAAGAGCCGTTGGCCATACCGATCGCCGCAGAAGCGGAACACGAGGATGCCACCGCCGTCGGCAGCGAAGAGGCCCTGGTCAGAAAACCGGCCGGTGCTCGAGCAAAGCCGGATGGAGACGACGGTATGCTCGATGACCTCGACGAGATGATATTCGGCAAGAAGGGAGGGGAcagcagctcctcccaggaggatGCGGATGGGGCCCAAAAGCAGGACACGAAGAAAGATGACCTGATTAACCTCTGA
- the LOC123184179 gene encoding probable WRKY transcription factor 75, translating to MENYPILFGTQPSSSTSNSYHFMAGASSHDHLHHHGQAAGNNTGGGGGLGQGLFSGSKQEDPSESKDGGDDRAGSSSQGGGEADVVVGKKKGEKRERRPRFAFQTRSQVDILDDGYRWRKYGQKAVKNNNFPRSYYRCTHQGCNVKKQVQRLSRDEGVVVTTYEGTHTHPIEKSNDNFEHILTQMQVYSGINNVSQTFGNQHMFQ from the exons ATGGAGAATTATCCCATTCTGTTTGGGACGCAGCCCTCTTCTTCCACGTCCAATTCATACCACTTCATGGCAGGAGCGAGCAGCCATGACCATCTACATCACCATGGTCAAGCAGCTGGCAATaacaccggcggcggcggcggcttgggccaaGGCCTCTTCTCGGGGTCCAAGCAGGAGGATCCCTCCGAATCAAAGGATGGTGGCGATGATCGTGCAGGAAGTAGCTCACAGGGCGGTGGCGAGGCGGACGTGGTCGTCGGGAAGAAGAAAGGCGAGAAGAGGGAGCGGCGGCCGCGGTTCGCGTTCCAGACGCGCAGCCAGGTCGACATCCTCGACGACGGCTACCGGTGGAGGAAGTACGGGCAGAAGGccgtcaagaacaacaacttccCCAG GAGCTACTACCGATGCACGCACCAAGGATGCAACGTGAAGAAGCAGGTGCAGCGGCTATCGCGGGACGAAGGTGTGGTGGTAACGACATATGAAGGCACCCACACGCACCCAATTGAGAAGTCTAATGACAACTTTGAGCACATACTCACCCAGATGCAGGTCTACTCAGGCATCAACAACGTCTCCCAAACCTTTGGCAACCAACACATGTTTCAATGA